One window from the genome of Lacerta agilis isolate rLacAgi1 chromosome 16, rLacAgi1.pri, whole genome shotgun sequence encodes:
- the LOC117060809 gene encoding protein NipSnap homolog 3B-like: MASRVLGSLRRAALSGCKAQPSLYQVCSSLATGPRQDVGTFYELRTYDIKPAKAKEFLELVNKSINIRLAHSEMIGFWTAEFGSMNKAFHIWKYDNFAHRTAVRKAVVADKEWQERLSVLLQFLDKQHTEIAYMVPWCELGSSPKPGVYELVTYQLKPGGPALWGESFKAVIDAHISKDYSELIGVFHTEYGLLNTVHVLWWYENPDSRAAGRHFAHEDARVVAAVRENVQYLESQKNMLLIPAPFSPLK; encoded by the exons ATGGCCTCGCGCGTCCTCGGTTCCCTCCGCAGAGCTGCGTTATCGGGGTGCAAAGCCCAG ccaagtcTGTATCAGGTTTGCTCGTCTCTTGCCACAGGACCCAGGCAAGATGTTGGCACCTTCTATGAACTCCGTACTTACGATATCAAACCAGCAAAGGCAAAGGAATTCCTCGAGTTGGTCAATAAAAGCATCAACATTCGCCTGGCTCACTCAGAGATGATTGGATTCTGGACAGCAGAGTTTGGGTCAATGAATAAGGCTTTCCATATTTGGAAATATG ACAACTTTGCCCACAGGACAGCTGTAAGGAAAGCTGTGGTCGCTGATAAAGAATGGCAGGAAAGATTGTCTGTACTTCTTCAATTCCTAGACAAGCAGCATACGGAAATTGCTTACATGGTCCCCTGGTGTGAGCTCGGGAGTTCTCCAAAGCCAG GAGTTTATGAGTTGGTTACTTATCAGCTGAAACCAGGTGGACCCGCTTTGTGGGGAGAGTCATTCAAAGCAGTGATTGATGCGCACATCAGCAAAGACTATTCTGAACTGATTGGTGTCTTCCACACAGAATACGGATTACTTAATACAG TTCATGTGCTTTGGTGGTATGAGAATCCTGATAGCCGTGCGGCTGGGAGGCATTTTGCCCACGAAGATGCCAGGGTGGTAGCAGCAG TACGGGAGAACGTTCAGTACTTGGAATCCCAGAAAAACATGCTCCTGATTCCTGCACCATTTTCGCCTTTGAAATAG
- the LOC117061113 gene encoding E3 ubiquitin-protein ligase TRIM32-like produces MMDSLQENNRARSEANGQCASILLERVLRFNNKWKLSGIQRIQYNALEKIVGGYGTIPGKLIWPNSLTTTPDGDLAVKDSGTGLIQIYSADGQVKQRFPYGFEPIKGLGDITCMKNGVLLVTNGTKIIQLFSKDGVLIHELKSPKITWPNSYGIAVLKANKIAVTDWSDGGKINIIGVDWRMNAVLKTSSIEGFHRPVRLAANKSDEILVTEGQLFGRYQGCCIKVIDKGNKVKRTIGPRYGLVRTFENPSGICEDGHGNIFVSDEGENCIVMFNPDSTLSTVLVNEGLQGPSGLSMLDHGMIAVTDCYNHCVKIYRYK; encoded by the exons ATGATGGACAGCTTGCAAGAGAACAACAGAGCCCGTAGTGAGGCCAATGGGCAGTgtgccagcattttg TTAGAACGAGTTCTCAGATTTAACAACAAATGGAAACTTTCCGGAATCCAAAGGATCCAGTACAACGCTCTAGAAAAAATAGTGGGAGGATATGGTACAATCCCCGGCAAGCTGATTTGGCCAAACAGCCTGACAACAACTCCCGACGGTGACTTGGCCGTGAAAGACAGTGGAACTGGGCTTATTCAGATCTATAGCGCAGATGGTCAGGTTAAGCAAAGGTTCCCTTATGGATTCGAACCAATTAAAGGTCTGGGGGACATTACCTGCATGAAAAATGGCGTGCTTCTCGTTACCAATGGGACCAAAATCATCCAGCTTTTCAGCAAAGATGGGGTGCTGATCCACGAACTGAAGTCTCCGAAAATCACCTGGCCTAATTCATATGGGATAGCCGTCTTGAAAGCGAACAAAATTGCAGTGACAGACTGGAGTGACGGAGGGAAAATTAACATCATTGGAGTGGACTGGAGAATGAACGCCGTTCTGAAGACAAGTTCCATAGAAGGGTTTCATAGGCCGGTGCGGTTGGCAGCCAATAAG AGCGACGAAATCTTAGTTACAGAAGGGCAGCTTTTCGGAAGGTACCAGGGCTGCTGCATCAAAGTTATCGACAAGGGAAATAAGGTGAAAAGAACCATCGGGCCGCGGTACGGGCTTGTTCGTACTTTCGAAAACCCTTCTGGCATCTGTGAGGATGGGCACGGGAACATCTTCGTATCCGACGAAGGAGAAAACTGCATCGTGATGTTTAATCCCGACTCAACCCTCAGTACTGTATTGGTGAACGAGGGCCTGCAAGGACCGAGCGGGCTCTCCATGCTGGACCATGGGATGATAGCTGTCACCGACTGCTACAACCACTGTGTTAAAATCTATCGGTACAAATGA